One Triticum dicoccoides isolate Atlit2015 ecotype Zavitan chromosome 3B, WEW_v2.0, whole genome shotgun sequence genomic window, TCAAGATTTATTTGTTTGGCAATGATGTTTGTGTATATCTTAACACTTTGTCATGTGTCAATTCCCTACTATAAGTCAACCATGAATGTGGTAGAGGATAAGTAGGTTGCCACAGTGTACTTGAACTTGGATGTGTCAGAACTTATGTTCCATTCAGCTTCTACCTTATCTTTGTGTGGAATCCAACAGTATGAACTGGTTTCCCCATGAGGGCTGTATTTtcttttcttatatatatatatatatatatatatatatatgtatatatatatatatatatatatatattctattgTCATGTACTTCGGTTTCATCTTTCAATGTTTGTCCTTATATGTGTCTTTCTTGCTGAGGCTATTTGGATGAACTTTTGTCATGAACGGACGTTTTTAATCTGACCTTGTTTGAGATGTTCTTTTATGCTTGACTCAGGCACTCAGCTATGTGTGGTCAGTGACAATCGACATTGTGTCTGTTAAAAATTATTTGTAATTACTAGCAGCATTCCGTAATTTGTATTGGGCTGTCCTAGTGTCGCAACCTAGTTAGGACCAACTGTGTCGTCACAGATAAAAACATTGTCGAGCCTTACTTTCTGCAAGTTGCCTTATTTCTGTTTCTTTTAGAGGGAAGAGAGCAATTTCAGTCATTGCAGTCCTGTTGCACGAACACTGCTAGATCGCGGCGCGTCAAGATCGTAATTGCTACTCAAAGGTTACATTGACCTTATACATATTACTTAAACCATATGTTCGCCTAATCTATGACAATTGGTGTTTCTTTATAGCGaagcacatgagttgtgctatttttATAAAATGAGCGAATCTGATAATGTCACTCGGTTTCTCACATTGCAACACTAGtacataatactccctctgttccatagtGTAAGACCATTTTTTACTAGTGTCAAAAAAGGGACGGAGTGAGTGTATATAAGATAAAAAAAGCGGCATCGGGAGGATCTTGTAAAAGCGGACAGACCACACAAAAGGCCGGACGATCAATACTAAAATCCTTCATTATAACACCTGCATTGAGCATCACCTTTCCACTGGGATGTAAACAGTGCCCAGTATGCCATCCATCAAACAACAATAGGTTGATCCATACAAAATTGCATCTAGGTGCATGCATACTAACATAACATAATCCTGCCTAGTTTCGAATGTCAAAACAGCATGCAACATAGTCAGAACTCAAAGACATCACGCACTGCAGTTTGGCCGTTCACAAGTTCTTTCCACTGAACATTCCTTCTCACCTTAGCCTATTCATTCAAGGTGTCTTCTCATCGGCGCTCACACTCCTGGACCCTCTTTTCCAAGTTGACAAGCTTTGCCTTTTCTGCTTCCACCTCTCCCTTCAGCTCATTCAACCTCTTGCTTGCCAGGTCCGCCTCTACCTCCAGCTCATCCAACTTCTTACTTGAGAGGTGGGTCTCTCCCTTCAGCTCATCCAAGTTCTTGCTTGCCAGATCGGCCTCTCCCTTCAGCTCATCCAACTTCTTGCCTGCCAGGTCGGCCTTGTTGTCAGCTCGCACCGCCAGCGTCTCTAACATGTAAAGACTGGTTGGAACAGCCATTGAAGCCGTGATCGCGAACATCAGGTAATATAGGCATGTCTTACGGAACCAGCGAAGCTCCTGCCTGAGTTTCGCCACATCAGCAGCAGTGGCATATCGTTGCTGTAACAAAAGTGAAGTCAAATAATGAACCTAAATAGCAACTTTTGCGTATGTTTATTGCAGATACTTACGTAGTTCCCCCCTGTTCCTGCAGAGTACGTGCGGCATGAGGACTGTGGGAGCAAGCCACACACCTACATTGAAGCAGTTTTAATTATGTCAAACAAGCAAAGCAGAACGTAAGAAATAAAATGTCTTCCTTTGGATTTAGAGTCATATAATTAAACGCAGTGTGAGACAGCCAAAAGGGTAGACTCTTTTGCAGATAGAAAATAGTAATTCACCATGCACAAGACtgcagaaaaataaaactattacAAATATAATTGGTTTGATTGAACAAGATAAGAGTCCTCAACTTACTTATGGTGCACCCTGCAGCAATTCAATCACTAAGACAAACAAGCTGACAGTCCTAACCAGTAACCATCCAGAGGTAACCAAGACAAGAAAATTTGATACAGGAATGCTTGAAAAGGGTAATTTTGTCCAACACTTATTATCTAAAACTAAACCGCATTGCATTAGCAATTACAAACCACCTGCTACCCTGACGTGGCCACAATTCTCAGGCCATGCATAGGATCACAAACAAATTTTGTCCAATGTTCATTATCTAAAACTAAACCTGATTGCATTAGCAATTACAAACCACCTGCTATGCATAGGATCACAAACAAATTTTGCCCAATGTTCATTATCTGAAACTAAACAGGATTGCATTTGCAATTACGAACCACCTGCTACCCCGACGTGCCAACAATTCTCAGGCCATGCATAGGATCACAAACAAACTGATCCTCTCTCTCTTTTATCCATTGTTGGTAAAAGGGACAGATGCATGTGAAGAATTAGTGCATAATAATAACTTAATTGAAGGGGAAAATGAGCTTATGAGCAGAGGCTAGTACATGGATCCTACTTGTTGTGACATGCAACAAGATCCACTTAGTTTGCCATAGATTTGAATATGATGATTGCGTGGGATTGCAAGGGGGGAGAGGgtacgcaaggaagaagaaagcaactagtactccctctgtaaactaatatatgagcatttagatcactaaaatagtgatctaaacgctcttatattagtttacggagggagtattattttttctTCGTTTCTCTCATGTGGTGCATGAAAACAGAAAACAACCGTCGGTTCAAAATCCACCACGTAAAGGGACCATGTTACCCTTTTAGGCAAAGAGGTACGTTATAATCTCAGCCATTGATCGCATCAAAAATTGAAAACTTTCCTAGGGAGATGTACCGAAGCAAACCTCAATTCGATAACTAAATTGAAAGTGGAAGTGGAACTCATGTACATGGAAACAAATGCGAACCTAGTacaaaaaacaacaacaaagcctttagtcccaaacaagttggggtaggctaaaaTCAACCACAGGAAAATCAACCGCAAATCTGAAATGTATATGTATGTAAACTTCATCTTATGCATGTTAACAACTAGCCAAGCACACCTGAACCAAGTTGTCAGCAATGAGAGCAAGACTGAACCAATGCACAAAGACGGATAAGTGACAAAGCATGTAAGCTAGCAAAATAACACGGAATCTCTCCCGGCCCTTGCTCAGCCCCTATATATGGTGTTGGGAAAGGCCGCGAAAACGCCAAATCCACACCAGCACTAACAACAGAGCCACTTCTATGGTGAGGCCGACAACTTGGCCTAGAGGGGCGCCATATTTAAGTTCATACAACGCAATCAAACCCACATAACTAAGTTCATACAGCGCAATCAATTCCACATAACTAATCGCAACATCCCGAATAACTCAAAATCATCGTCCAATTACACTGGAAGCCATCTCACCACAACAACCTAACCGACATTTCGAACTAATCACCACCAATAGGCTAACCAGGGAGCCTGCTGCCGCTGAGCAACACACATCAAACTGGAGAAGGGGCGGATGGAGGAAGAGAAGCGTGTGTCCGTACCTTGCGCCTGATGGCCTCCATGCCGTGCAGGCTGCTGATGCCTGCCCCTCCCAGCCGCGCTGTTTTGGCCAGCCGGCCCGCGCCACCCCAGCTCATCGGAGACATCACCCGAGATAGACGACGTGGCGGAGAAGCATCCGGCGACGACGCGCTAGTGCCGCCGCCCAGAAGCAGCACCCCCTTTCGTGCCGCGCCCAGGCCGGCCGGAGACGCACGCGGCCATCCAGAAACCTTGGTCGGGACTGGGGCAGTCGAGGGGGCGCAGGAGCCGCcacccagcaccggcgccttggccAGCGGGCCCGCGACAGCCCGAGGAGCCGACGCCCGTGGATGACCCTTCTCGGCCATTGCGCGCTTCCTGATCGTCGGAACCGGGAGCACGCTGCGGTGGCGGGGGGCTGGGGTTTGGGGACGGCGCGGGTGCCTAGGGTTCTGGACTTCCGGTGGATTGGCTGTGTTTTCGAAATGGGTTTTTGCTCGGCGACAGGGTGAGGAGGCGAGGGACAGCGGAGGGGAGGTGTCGAGGGCGAGGGACGCACTagtatagctggccaaacgggccggcccggcccggcccggcacggCCCATCCTAATCGTGCCAGGCACGGCCCGGCCCGCCAAGGCACGATTATtatacgggccgtgccgtgccggcccgtgtgctgcagcctgcagcccaggcacggcccagctagtaaacgggccggcacgttggcccgtttagcacggtGGGCTGCATAATTTTAGCCTATTATTTGACGCACTGAGCGTTTTTTAGCCTATTTTTACACGTtgggtcatatatatatatatatatatatatatatatatatataaacgtaATCGGGCCGtgtcgtgccggcccgcgtgcccagcCTCCAGGCCTAGGCACGGCCCAAGGCGTGCCGCGTGCCTAGCCCAGCCCGTTTAGCCCGTATCGTGCCTGGCCCAAGGCGGGCCATGCCGGCGTGCTCACGGGCCGGCCCGAACAAAccggcccatttggccagctataCGCACTAGGCGAGCGGCCTGATCTGGGGTTCTGGACCGTAGGATGTAGGGCGAACGGTCCAACATTATTAGGTGGAGAGAAAAAAATACTACTCTATAAACTATAGGTAACACTCCCTAACGTCTTTCACATGGGTTTTCGATGTTTACCTTCAAAAAATATATTGTACGAACCAAAATGTTTTTCACATAGTTCACCTCCTCTCTCCCGTCCGGCGGCCTCGGCAGCGACAAGAGAGGACTGCCCTGTCTTTCTGATTTTTTTAGGTTTGCCTCCCTAGTGACATCAATGAGGTGGTGGCGGTGATGGCGTGTGAGAGTTTGTGTTCCCAAATTAATTGGCTCTCATCAGATCTTGGCAATTGGTGTGTTTTCAAGGCAATTGGTTGGCCACTGGTGTGACAATTTTGACATGTTCTTCTGTGTTGTTCTCCGGCATGGTCCTCCAACCCTCTAGTCTAATGCTGATGGATTGCAAGCTTGTTTTTTTCATGGGGTGATGCTCCAACCGATATTTCTTCAGCGACCTCTAGATCTCGTCTCATGGGATGAATGGTTATTGTGGTATTTAAAGTCTGGTATGACGAAGGTGTTTGCAGGTGTTCATTTTCTTTATTGTTGATTCAGTGCAACTTTCAATCTCAAACATGCGGCGTACTAGAGGAAGAAGGCTAATATGTTTTGCAATGTATTTTATTTGTATTGATCGGTCGTGTCCATTTGTTATGCTGACTATTGTTATAAATAAGATGCCCTTGATGTCTCTCAAAAGAATATTTATCACATAGTTCACCTCCATGGCTCCATATACATGTTAAGGGAGCACCCTGTGTACACATGTATAGGCTGTAGTCCAGAGCCGTGTAAGGCCCAGGCACATGTAACCCTCTACTTCTAGCTTCTTCCTCTCCATACAGAAACTATGTTTTTGTCTATATTTCACAATATTGAACATGGTATTAGAGCCAGCGAATCCTAGCTTCCATCCGCCGCCGCCACACATGGAGCTGTCATCGGTGAGGTGATTCCGGAGAGATCCTTCGTCCAACAACATCCTCAATTTTGGTTCCCCCTGTATTCGTCGTCATCTCGTGGGAACTGCTCTCCCGTAGCTCCCCGTGCGTCTTCCCCACTGACTTGTGGTTGGCTTCTTGCGCCATTGCCGGCCTTCCAGCAAGCCGGTGCGACATCTCCGCTAAGTCGTTGCCTTCACATCGGAGGTTTGCTGCTTTATCAAGCAGCTCCTCCTCTATCAAGCAGCGGCTGCTCTATACGTATCGGGAACCTTCTCCCTATCAGTTGGTCTGCTTAATTCTGTTGTGCTCCAGCAACTGAAGAGGTTTCCAATTGCTTGATTTGCTCTCCAGTTAGCTGTTGCCTTATGGTGCTTTGCTAATTTGGCCTATGAACTTGCTCCTACTATGTTCAATCATTGCTGTGTGCTGCCCGTGCTAGTTTTTCCCCTTTTTCTAGAGGTCCTTGCTGCCATGGCGAAGAATGATTTTGGATTAGGAGCTGGTTCATTGTCCATAGACATCAAACTTGATGGTACAAATTACAGGGAATGGGCTTTCTTGGCTAAAACAATCTTGAGGGCAGTAGGTTTTGTCTCTCACTTGTCTGATGATCCACCTAGTCCTATTGATGATGCAGCTGGGAAATCTTggcaaaagatt contains:
- the LOC119281011 gene encoding uncharacterized protein LOC119281011, whose amino-acid sequence is MAEKGHPRASAPRAVAGPLAKAPVLGGGSCAPSTAPVPTKVSGWPRASPAGLGAARKGVLLLGGGTSASSPDASPPRRLSRVMSPMSWGGAGRLAKTARLGGAGISSLHGMEAIRRKVCGLLPQSSCRTYSAGTGGNYQRYATAADVAKLRQELRWFRKTCLYYLMFAITASMAVPTSLYMLETLAVRADNKADLAGKKLDELKGEADLASKNLDELKGETHLSSKKLDELEVEADLASKRLNELKGEVEAEKAKLVNLEKRVQECERR